Part of the Paeniglutamicibacter sulfureus genome, GCGTGGGTACGGCACGTTCCTCACGCGGACGAGGGTATGCGGCTTGGGCGCTCTCTAAGGCTGTTCAGGCGGCATTCGACGCCGGTTATACAAAGGTGGACCTGTCGGTGGACGCGCAAAGCCCAACCGGTGCGGCGGGGCTGTACCGACTCTTGGGGTTTGAGCTGGTTCGGCAGGGAACGATGTATCGAAAGATCGTCCGGGCCCGTTGAATAACTACGATGCGCGGCGGGGCTCCAACCCGTTCTCAGCCAATGAGCGGGAACAGCAGCGAAATGGCCAGTACTGCCATGAGCGTCGCGATGACGGCATCTAGGATGCGCCAGGATCGGGGACTGGCAAAGAACCCGCGCAAGTAGCGTGCCCCAAAACCCAAGCCGACGAACCAGAGAATGCTGGCTAGCGTCGCGCCCGTGCCAAAGACCCAGCGCCCAGGGTCGCCTTGGGCTGCGGCTATCGAGCCGAGGAGAATGACCGTATCGAGGTAGACATGCGGGTTGAGCCAAGTCAAGGCCAGCGCCGTCAGGACGGCAGTGCGCCGCGGGGTTGGCGGCGTCGATGCGCTTGTGTCCATCCCCCGCGGGCTGAGGGCCCGCCGGGCAGCGAAGAAGGAATAAACGAGCAAGAAAGTGGCTCCACCGATCCGGGCCACGTCAATAAACCACGGGGCGATCGACAGCAGGGCGCCCAGTCCGGCGATCCCGGCAAAAATCAGGACGGCATCCGAGACGAGGCAAATCAACACGGCAAGGCCGACATGTTCCTTTCGGATCCCCTGTCGCAGGATGAACGCATTTTGGGCACCAATGGCAACTATCAAGGAGAGGCCAGTGGCCAGACCGGATATAAAGGGAATGAAGATCACCAACCGAGATTAGGCGAACCAGCAAAGACGTGTCGAGCTAAAGATTCTTAGGGTCCATTAGGATTTCTAACTATGGACTT contains:
- a CDS encoding LysE/ArgO family amino acid transporter, with product MFIPFISGLATGLSLIVAIGAQNAFILRQGIRKEHVGLAVLICLVSDAVLIFAGIAGLGALLSIAPWFIDVARIGGATFLLVYSFFAARRALSPRGMDTSASTPPTPRRTAVLTALALTWLNPHVYLDTVILLGSIAAAQGDPGRWVFGTGATLASILWFVGLGFGARYLRGFFASPRSWRILDAVIATLMAVLAISLLFPLIG